DNA sequence from the Armigeres subalbatus isolate Guangzhou_Male chromosome 1, GZ_Asu_2, whole genome shotgun sequence genome:
tcgtcaagcccttggacatagtccctgctgccctgacggtacatggaggaggccaATGAATCACGTTTTGTGCAAGCTGTCGGGAGAGCCATCCATtgctcacaccgcgaaaataggAAGACTGTGGTAGGCCGTGGCcaaaatgtcggacaataactcAGTGGAAATGGTTCTCCATAAAGATCCGACGGACACAAAAGGCGAGGTGGAatatttgcggaccctccgaagactacgtggttggcgacatacagccatggaccgagttgaatggagaagacttgcatttactgcacaggccactgcGGCCGTAGTTTAATAAATATTAATAGTAATAATAACATTTAACCCACAAACACAAATGTTGTAGATTAGTTTTTGTTACTCATGTCATTAAGTCATGATCCCTGGTAGCACAACTCACAGTGATTTGGTTGCGGCAACTCAAATGTTACCAAATTTGTTTCCATATAAGTTACAATAACTactttacaacatgtgtgttactcgggatgagttactgcaaccaaatacaacaaaattgtgctgctagggatgggGCAccccgcatgaagcttgagatcctgggactgagtgaagtccggagAACACAGAATGCCGTCGGGACaaattctgctatactctggtttacgaggcgAACACACTCCCCAGCATCGTGAAGTTGGCTTCTTACTAAGCGCACAgacacactctgcgcttatgaagtgggattCCGTGGATGTTATAGATGCAAGATCTTTCAGGCCCGAGCTTGATTCGGAAACAACAGAACGACGCGTTTCAATATctaacgcttgtcagttgaaggagttgctgaacagttcCAGCTGGACGAGCGAATAgaagatgccaccggatctggcgacgtcaacagatcgTGGAAAAATATCAACGAAGCTGATaatacaacagcgcaggaagtgttaggcattgcatagcgacgccaacgaaatggttggtttgatgaggagtgccagcgagtgacggacgggAAAAATGCTGCTaagagtcgaatgctagtggctcgtacccgttccaaaagggagcggtacagtgtagcaagggcagaaggaCAACGAATTCATCGCAGAAAAAACATGAAACACGAAGAGAtgtgaagcgcaggagaacatggaaaGACACGATATgtggaggttttacgcaactgtaaAGGGCGcgtggcataagactgcgccagtgcccgcctaGTGCAGTGACCGGAATTTGCtcacagacaagactatggtggcagccaggtgtaaggagcacttcgaagatttgttggacggtgaaaatgaagctgtattgaggagcaggatggacatagtcggcgacggtcaatctgtggaaccaccaatgctggacgaggtaaagaaggctttaaacgagctgaaaaacagaaAAGCTGCTGGGAAGAACGAGATctcggtcgagcttctcaaacacggaagtgagcagctggaacaatcgatccaccacattatccagaatatatgggaggatgaagaactgcctgacagctggttggatggcctcatatgcccaatctataagaaaaggCACTGAtaagagtgtgccaattacagagggatcacccttctgaactcggcgtacaaaatacTGTCTCGTATCCTGTTTAACGGACTGAGACCAACTGTCTCAACgtgtattcggattgcagacgaagtgtcaacctcgtgtgtgaccttagacggattgaagcagagtGATGTACTTtccaatttattgttcaacattgcactcgagggtgCTATTAGAATATCTGGCATGCAGAAGAACGGCACTATCATAACACGGTCACATATGCTCACATatggctttgcggacgacatcgatctcattggaatcgattgtAGAACAGTAGTGGatgcttttgtcccactgaagagggagacggcgaggaaaGACTTAACAATTAattctaccaagacaaagtacgtgGTTGCAGGAGATaaaggaagacctagtggtgttggtgcaaaggcagtgcttgatggggatgtgtttgaagatgttgaataatttgtttatctTGGAACGCTGGTGATATGCGACAATGACGTTTAccatgaagtgaaaagacgtttTGCTggtgcgaatagggccttttaccgATTACGTAACCaccttaggtcccgcaacatgcagatggAAACGTAATTTGCTCTATATAAAACTCCGATTCtgccagtggccctttatggacatgaatcatggacgttaaaagaggcggaccagagagctttcggggtttttgaGCGAAaaatgctgcgtacaatactctgagggaaactagaaaatggtggaGTGGCGCAGAcccatgaatcatgagctgtatcaagtatacaaagaagaaaatattgtgaatcgtataaaattcggcagacttcagtaggctggtcacttagtgcgaatgtcggaagaaagaatagcgaaaacaatattcaacagataaCCAGATAGGggtcggcgacttcgtggaaggccacgaacacgctggacACGGTGGAATAGGACCTGGGGACAttaaacgttcggggaaactggaggaacatcaaaAGTGGAAACGGACCCTTCTTGATGTGGGGCGATTCaagtatgacgtccactactttttgggatttctaaaccccctgcccccctctgtcacgcttttttgtatacctagtatatgtactgtcacaaagtGAGGATCGTAGTGTGCTGCGGTTCAATGCAGTAGCATTTTTTTCACGCGTCAAAAATTCCCTCATTCGGCATCAGCGGAAAAGCAAGATTTCGGCTGGTGGTACTATAGTTTATGAGCCATACAGGGATGTGAATTTCGAGATTTTATAAAGTCGTTTTTGGTGTTGGACACATAGGATGGTGGAAGATGGTCGTATGTACTGCCTCTGCAGTTCCCGTAGACCCGGAACAATCAGGCGAGTTCGTAATGTCAAGCCTTGTACGATGGTCTGGACGATTTATTGTTTGCACATTTGGACGATTCTTTTGTACGATTGCTTGCTAGCTGCCAGACGATGGCCCTTGGAATATCAAATTGCAGTTTGAtaagtatattttttttcttattcctaATATAAATGTATAGTTAGATCTAACTAGATTTTGATTCTACAATCACATCATCTCTTCCAATAATATGTTCCTGATTGGAAACATTAGATTTCGCGTTAATTTCCTATCACACTCTATCTTTAAATCTTTGGTTCAAATGAAACTATCTTAACAGAAATCATAACTATGTCATCTATCTTTACCTATTTCTTCATTTCATATTCTTCCTAAAACAATAATATTTGTAAACTGGAATGTTAAGCTTTGAAAAAGCATCAAATTTATAcattaggccgatataaatatttaaaaacaataatgCGGATTCTTTTGCCCAAcaataatattttgagaaaacaacaaaaaaaaagaaaaaattcaaatcaatttttaacaaatccgaggagttgttttattttattttcttttttttttttcattttaatacttttttttaaacccTCCTTGACCTTTtgaagaccagtaggacataatttatatttaatatttgtaacAGCCTTAAGATCAAGTAATAAATACTTTAGTAGAGTTTATCTCAATAGAGTACTTTAGTGGAGTGTACGAAGTATTGTTTAACTACATTTTCCTCAGCCGTCTGGGACGGGTTGGGTACTCTCCGTTtcattccaccagttaattttcgttgaCTTAGCAGATACGTGTTTCGACCGCagctgtgtggtcgtcttcggtgtctcgtacttgactcgacttgtgcGAGGCACTGGGGACGGCCGCACAGTTGTGGTCGAGATACGTGTCTGCGGGGATGGCGGGGATTGGCTGGTGGAGTTGGATGGGGGGTGCTtgattcgtcttagacggttgaatacattccactaaaagagctttatatatttttctacaTTTTCCTCTTTCCTTGTTATTGTgtaatgaaatttatttagCTCATTTTATAAAACAATGACCGAATAGATACCAAAGATATTAGTAACTTTATTACAAGTTTCTATAAGTAATTCATTTTGAGTGAAATTAACACCTCTGGTTATTCTACAGTTCGATCCTAAACATGATCAGAAACAATCAGTACAGTGcagatttgttcgtgttttgtattggacgtagaacgatcggagatcgcgtccagacgtgtttgcttcggtaagcagaacgatcggccggtcatcgaaatttggttctgctttgtgcggtaagcagaacgatcggccgacaaccgaaaaaaaaatttgttctgcttcgtgcgtgtgtgtaaattaatttgaaagtaaaagtttaaatcgcgttcagacatgttttcttcaataagcagaatgatcggccggtcatcaaagttttattctgctttgtgcggtaagcagaacgatcagccgatcaccgagattttgttctgctttgtgcggtcttaaaaaaactaaaaaaatcaaaattagtattgtcgtattgttttcatcgatcaaactacacgctatacacggcataccgtttaccaaaacgaaccctgccacactccctaccccatatatccaacatcccagtgatctctcgtggaagtgcagatgactcgtcggcttctatcaaagcgagtatcacgtcaacaatttcctacctattccctaattgacctgcattcggacacggccggcgctggtattgcttatttttgggtcaccagttcttacacattgaagatgatgttagtcccaaacttcatctgttggttctctgtgtaattacagctggcctggcaataacggagtagcaaccgtgggcggtcaatcatgctcatgctcatgctcatgcctagtatatgtactgtcacaaagtctcagaccccctccccccttaaacctgtgacatcattattgaacgacccctgTACGGAAAAAATCATAGTGTCGATATCGCGTGTGATCACCGCCtcttcatcggcgaaatacgcctgcgcattgcgtcgacaggaggagagagttggacgacgcgACGATGCCACAAACAGGTTGAATCAAGAAAGGCGTCTGTTAGAAACTCTTGCAGCGTACATGTATCGAACATATTTATAACGTctttatcaaggaatgtaaaataacaacattgccaatgtcAACGACATTGtactctcttgtaaatgttgggacaaactcaactcgcaacaagcgtttatcccaaactgcaacagaataggacaatgatcgcctgccgcgaATTTTGAGAACTAGTCGGTTTTCGATgctgtttttggttaaataagtatcagttatcaatgtttagacataaATTTAACCATCTGTTCACAAGATTTATGTTTTACTTCTGCAATATACaggttatcgcagtttgaaaagttcacaacaatttcctctccatgtttgttgcaaataaaacggaacgcaacattgtctttatcctctgcagatgagaacaaagagttatcgctattctcttttgtcgcatgttttttgcatttttcagcgacaattacattccttggtcTTTATACGTTCGTTCAAATtaattaaggctcccccagacctaagcgatttcatcgccacgacggcgacaactagtcgccgcgattctatcgttgggtcgctgcaggcaatgtttgatttacgcttccataccaacggcgacagaatcgctatcgccaaacgatagaatcgcgtcgcgtgtgtttgggggaacctttattaCATaggtgtaatttttttttgtgtatacaTATGTACTTACCGTACATCGGTCAAGCTTTGCATTACGTGCACAGAAACAGCACAACAACACTCCGAAGCGCAGCTTCCGGATGGGATTGTAATATTCGTGGCACTTATCGGAACCCACAGCTACCAGGTCAAACCGTTCCAACCGGTTTTTCCCGATGGGCCCTATCAACTGCACCGGAGTGTTCATCCTGGGATGTTCCTTCAGAACACAGGCCGGTTTAATGGCCCTGGAATAGAGTTGCGGGTTCCGTTCCAGCACCGCAATGGCCATGTTGTGGTAGTCAAATTGTGGTTTGTAGCGATAGTGGATGGTGATGTTTGCGATAGCTATGTCGGTGGTACCGAATCGTGCAACATCGGGTTGTCGTCTGGCGAGATAATTGACGATTATTGCTTATTGAATAATAAGAATCAAATTGGTGTGATTGATTACCCGTTTTTGTTGGCGCAGTGTGCTCCTAACACCACCATATTCCCACCCAAGTAGGAACCACCGCAGATAATTGCCATGTCTCCGCTGGGCTGCCGTTGGCCGATTTGAACCTACGGTCAGC
Encoded proteins:
- the LOC134208154 gene encoding serine protease snake-like encodes the protein MKLWFSVILLLLVAKMGACQSIRSVESSHVVQIGQRQPSGDMAIICGGSYLGGNMVVLGAHCANKNGRQPDVARFGTTDIAIANITIHYRYKPQFDYHNMAIAVLERNPQLYSRAIKPACVLKEHPRMNTPVQLIGPIGKNRLERFDLVAVGSDKCHEYYNPIRKLRFGVLLCCFCARNAKLDRCTDLHSSPLQIIYRGSGKEVPYLVGHKSIGKSCGTNAPAIYTRYGSYFEWLETVTGMNLDEAECFARY